The proteins below come from a single Leptospiraceae bacterium genomic window:
- a CDS encoding VWA domain-containing protein — protein sequence MKINNRFFKFSFIFFICGLLLLIPIISDSEGVLFDSDKDGISDALEKYAGLNPSKDECEPNLCSGFFGDEFLVIILDQSGSMSEKLGKDTRMEIAKRVSIKLIEKFPSSAAGLGFFSYGTSQPELDPDSGEANGCKSFVEWQSPFQNLNRSELKEHVNKMQPELGTPIAYSLEKFRESILDKKGKFNLLLITDGGESCNGDPISEAKKLVMLNNKNLMVKLSVIGFGVDAKTETELKKIAEASDGSYQTVASEEALEDIFQKPIKDIIASFQGILCLHKQVDKLLLCEQSRGNKLRAAFNKLKSSLSTNFTPEEKETLIEYYPQSEKFIEDRIQTYTKIKKEGTDAYVKKIDELSKLIVSPSDRIKKKTK from the coding sequence TCCCTATTATAAGTGATTCAGAGGGAGTTTTATTCGATTCTGACAAAGACGGAATCAGTGACGCGTTGGAAAAATACGCAGGATTAAATCCTTCTAAAGATGAATGTGAACCAAATCTTTGTAGTGGATTTTTTGGAGATGAATTTCTTGTGATTATTCTAGACCAGAGTGGGAGTATGTCCGAAAAACTTGGGAAAGATACTCGAATGGAAATTGCGAAACGAGTTTCTATAAAATTGATTGAAAAATTTCCAAGCTCAGCCGCAGGATTGGGTTTTTTCTCTTATGGAACAAGTCAACCAGAGTTGGATCCTGATTCAGGAGAGGCTAATGGATGTAAGTCGTTTGTAGAGTGGCAATCTCCTTTTCAAAACTTAAATCGATCTGAATTAAAAGAACATGTAAATAAAATGCAACCCGAATTAGGAACTCCCATTGCATATTCATTGGAAAAATTTAGAGAATCTATTTTGGATAAAAAAGGAAAATTTAATCTTCTACTCATTACGGATGGTGGAGAAAGTTGTAATGGAGATCCAATTTCAGAAGCCAAAAAACTAGTGATGTTAAATAATAAAAATCTAATGGTAAAACTTTCTGTGATTGGGTTTGGTGTAGATGCAAAAACCGAAACTGAATTAAAAAAAATAGCAGAAGCGTCCGATGGAAGTTATCAAACGGTTGCTTCAGAAGAAGCCTTGGAAGACATTTTCCAAAAACCCATCAAAGACATCATTGCTAGTTTTCAGGGAATTTTATGTCTTCATAAACAAGTAGATAAATTACTGTTATGCGAACAAAGTCGTGGGAATAAACTAAGGGCTGCATTTAATAAGTTAAAGTCTTCTTTGTCTACGAATTTTACTCCCGAAGAAAAAGAAACATTGATTGAATACTACCCTCAATCAGAAAAATTTATCGAAGATCGAATTCAAACTTATACGAAAATTAAAAAAGAGGGAACTGATGCTTACGTCAAAAAAATTGATGAACTAAGTAAGTTAATTGTTTCTCCTTCTGATAGAATTAAAAAGAAAACCAAGTGA